The Mucilaginibacter mallensis genome has a segment encoding these proteins:
- a CDS encoding Crp/Fnr family transcriptional regulator: protein MEAKEILKVHVAKLTALTDEQFDYFFSHFKKQRFEKGQAIITEGDTVDCEYFVISGCLKSFFINDDLKMYILQFAMPTWWASDFNALYNHTKATINLDCITDAEVLCITNGDREKLCHELHNVEHFFRWRTNKGYVAAQKRLLSFMNNDAKHRYEELLKLYPELYNMVPKSLIAAYLGVSRETLSRLYHP from the coding sequence ATGGAAGCCAAAGAAATCTTAAAAGTGCATGTCGCTAAACTAACTGCGTTAACTGATGAGCAGTTTGATTATTTCTTTTCGCATTTTAAAAAACAGCGTTTTGAAAAAGGACAGGCTATCATTACTGAAGGCGATACGGTAGACTGTGAATACTTCGTGATTTCCGGTTGTTTAAAATCCTTTTTTATTAATGATGATCTGAAAATGTACATCCTGCAGTTTGCTATGCCAACGTGGTGGGCGTCTGATTTTAATGCATTGTATAATCATACCAAGGCTACCATCAATTTAGATTGTATTACCGATGCCGAGGTACTTTGCATTACCAACGGCGACAGGGAAAAGCTATGCCATGAACTTCACAATGTGGAGCATTTTTTTAGATGGAGAACCAATAAAGGATATGTTGCAGCTCAAAAAAGACTGTTATCCTTTATGAATAACGATGCGAAACACAGATATGAAGAACTTTTAAAACTATATCCGGAGCTTTATAACATGGTTCCTAAAAGCCTGATAGCTGCATATTTGGGTGTTTCAAGAGAAACCCTTAGTCGGCTATACCATCCATGA